One genomic window of Luteitalea pratensis includes the following:
- the lptB gene encoding LPS export ABC transporter ATP-binding protein, with product MALLQTDRLTKSYGGRTVVAGVSLEVHSGEVVGLLGPNGAGKTTTFYMCVGLTRPDSGTVTLDAVDVTADPIYVRARKGLAYLPQEASIFRGLTVEQNVLAILETLKLDGTQRRARCRELLAELSLTHLARSKAYTLSGGERRRVEITRALVNDPKFILLDEPFAGIDPIAVSDIQKIIFHLKKRGIGVLITDHNVRETLKITDRAHIVHAGTIFKSGTPGELAADEEVKRIYLGADFRLD from the coding sequence ATGGCCCTGTTGCAAACCGATCGCCTCACGAAGTCCTACGGCGGCCGTACCGTCGTCGCCGGCGTGAGCCTCGAGGTGCACTCTGGGGAAGTCGTGGGCCTGCTTGGTCCGAACGGGGCCGGCAAGACGACGACGTTCTACATGTGCGTCGGGTTGACGCGCCCCGATTCGGGCACGGTGACCCTCGACGCGGTGGACGTCACCGCCGACCCGATCTACGTCCGTGCCAGGAAGGGGCTGGCGTACCTTCCCCAGGAGGCGTCGATCTTCCGCGGCCTCACGGTCGAGCAGAATGTACTGGCCATTCTGGAGACTTTGAAGCTCGACGGTACACAACGTCGGGCACGATGCAGGGAATTGCTGGCGGAGTTGTCGCTCACGCACCTCGCCCGGTCCAAGGCGTACACGCTGTCGGGCGGCGAACGGCGGCGGGTAGAGATTACCCGCGCGCTCGTCAACGACCCCAAGTTCATCCTGCTGGACGAGCCGTTTGCGGGAATCGACCCGATCGCCGTGTCCGACATCCAGAAAATCATCTTCCACCTGAAAAAACGTGGCATCGGCGTGCTCATTACGGACCATAATGTCCGCGAGACCTTGAAGATCACGGATCGGGCCCACATTGTGCATGCGGGGACCATCTTCAAGAGCGGAACGCCAGGCGAACTGGCGGCCGACGAGGAGGTCAAGCGCATCTACCTCGGGGCCGATTTCCGACTCGACTGA
- the lptC gene encoding LPS export ABC transporter periplasmic protein LptC, whose amino-acid sequence MSRSDRVPGDGLMRLRTLLRYVLAAFAIAFATWLGLQLRGRSLMTGQATDPRTDPNAVVESSGGLITRTRGQARDMDLQHKGLRTYPDGRTVFQSVVVTVPPRDDRRGFTISGDEAEVTKDSAQVRVNGHVSLTATDGLTMKGGEATYDSTDGIIRIPGAVTFTKGTTTGSSIGATYDNTRDVLWMLARAVIDVPPGQGQSETHMRAGSAGFARAERYIRLQDAASVVHDGQTLAGDSITVFMQPAADIIELVELRGSSSVSMPAPQQLQQMASTDINLAYQPDGRTLRQVTLAEKAAVQFRAQGGGTGRRLDASLIDMQLGADGSTMTGLTAQESARLTVPQAAATPARVISGDTLTGTGQPDRGLTGATFNKNVTFKETRTAGKGQTAMDRTITAETLDLQTRGSLDAIDRATFTGAVSVKDAERTASAPRLVYRTESGDITLSAEGTPLMARIDDTRGSVQARIIHIIGGGDDVVAETDVRSVLQGGSDGPARPGMFKADEPVNVTAATLERKAKMAAYKGDAQIWQGATSIKGDTITLDEDTGNLLAVGKVRTVMELEESDATTGKPQRNVTTGTANELEYQDKARTAILRNTARLVSTRDGDLRGARIEMFLLEGGRELERLEAYEAVTLQTSTRHATGARLTYFTKDGRYVMGGTPVVVLEQFPSECRETTGRRLTFYRASDVISVDGNQSTRTQGRTAGTCPALKPS is encoded by the coding sequence GTGTCCCGATCAGACCGTGTCCCCGGGGACGGCCTGATGCGCCTGCGGACGCTGCTGCGGTACGTACTCGCGGCATTCGCCATCGCCTTTGCCACTTGGCTCGGCCTGCAACTGCGCGGGCGGTCCCTCATGACCGGCCAGGCCACCGATCCGCGCACCGACCCCAACGCCGTTGTCGAGTCGAGCGGCGGCCTGATCACCCGGACCCGCGGCCAGGCGCGCGACATGGACCTGCAGCACAAGGGGCTGCGGACGTATCCCGATGGCCGCACCGTCTTCCAGTCGGTCGTGGTCACGGTGCCCCCGCGCGACGATCGTCGCGGCTTCACCATCAGCGGCGACGAGGCGGAGGTCACCAAGGACAGCGCCCAGGTCCGCGTGAACGGTCACGTCTCGCTGACGGCGACCGACGGACTGACGATGAAGGGCGGCGAAGCGACCTACGATTCGACCGACGGCATCATCCGGATCCCCGGGGCGGTCACCTTCACCAAGGGGACCACGACGGGCTCCTCGATTGGCGCGACCTACGACAACACGCGCGACGTGCTGTGGATGCTCGCGCGCGCGGTCATCGACGTGCCACCGGGCCAGGGGCAATCCGAGACCCACATGCGCGCCGGATCAGCCGGCTTCGCGCGGGCCGAGCGCTACATCCGTCTCCAGGATGCCGCCTCGGTCGTCCATGATGGGCAGACGCTGGCCGGCGACAGCATCACGGTATTCATGCAGCCTGCCGCCGACATCATCGAACTGGTCGAACTGCGTGGGAGTTCGAGCGTGTCGATGCCTGCGCCGCAACAGTTGCAGCAGATGGCGTCGACCGACATCAACCTCGCGTACCAGCCGGACGGACGAACGCTGCGCCAGGTCACGTTGGCCGAGAAGGCTGCGGTCCAGTTCCGCGCCCAGGGCGGGGGCACCGGCCGACGCCTCGACGCCTCGTTGATCGACATGCAACTCGGCGCGGATGGCTCGACGATGACCGGCCTCACCGCGCAGGAGTCCGCTAGGCTCACGGTGCCGCAGGCGGCAGCGACGCCGGCACGCGTCATCAGCGGCGATACGCTGACCGGCACCGGCCAGCCGGATCGCGGCCTGACGGGGGCGACCTTCAACAAGAACGTCACGTTCAAGGAAACGCGAACGGCCGGCAAGGGGCAGACCGCCATGGATCGGACGATCACCGCCGAGACGCTGGATCTGCAGACGCGGGGCAGCCTCGACGCGATCGACCGTGCCACGTTCACCGGCGCTGTCTCCGTGAAGGACGCCGAACGGACCGCATCCGCGCCGCGGCTGGTGTACCGCACGGAGTCGGGCGACATCACGCTGAGCGCCGAGGGTACGCCGCTGATGGCGCGCATCGACGACACCCGCGGATCGGTGCAGGCGCGCATCATCCATATCATCGGCGGCGGTGACGACGTGGTCGCGGAGACCGACGTGCGATCGGTGCTGCAGGGTGGAAGCGATGGACCGGCCCGCCCAGGCATGTTCAAAGCCGACGAGCCCGTGAACGTGACCGCGGCGACGCTCGAGCGCAAGGCGAAGATGGCCGCGTACAAGGGCGACGCACAAATCTGGCAGGGCGCGACGTCCATCAAGGGCGACACGATCACGCTCGACGAGGACACCGGCAACCTGCTCGCGGTCGGTAAGGTGCGGACGGTGATGGAACTCGAGGAATCCGACGCCACCACCGGCAAGCCGCAACGCAACGTCACCACCGGCACGGCCAACGAACTCGAGTACCAGGACAAGGCGCGCACGGCCATCCTGCGCAACACCGCCCGCCTGGTGAGCACGCGCGACGGCGACCTGCGCGGGGCACGGATCGAGATGTTCCTGCTCGAAGGCGGTCGTGAACTCGAACGGCTCGAAGCCTACGAGGCGGTCACGCTGCAGACATCGACTCGTCACGCCACTGGCGCGCGGTTGACGTATTTCACCAAGGACGGGCGCTACGTGATGGGGGGCACGCCCGTGGTGGTCCTCGAGCAGTTTCCCAGTGAGTGTCGCGAGACGACAGGCCGGCGCCTGACGTTCTATCGCGCATCCGATGTCATCTCGGTGGACGGCAACCAGTCCACCCGCACGCAGGGGCGCACCGCCGGGACGTGCCCCGCCCTGAAGCCGTCATAA
- the recJ gene encoding single-stranded-DNA-specific exonuclease RecJ, with amino-acid sequence MRTLIWDPVVCDETAAQSLAAALDVSPVVARLLCHRGHGDPESAHRFLYPQLSQLHDPYGLTDMRAAVDRLCAALARKERIAIHGDYDVDGVTSTVILRRALELLGGDVTHFIPERLRDGYGLQVPAVERLHADGVRVIVSVDCGIRSGEAARRARELGVDLIITDHHEPEAVLPSALAVINPKRPDCTYPDKNLAGVGVAFKVVQALCQRFDREKWLPAFLKLAAIGTVADVVPLVGENRIIAKLGLQRLSQGPHTVGLRTLLESAGLQNTAIDGFHVAFVIAPRVNAAGRMSTPDLATRLLLASDESQLDQVRRLAEQLGEENTRRQAYEADIVADAKKQVETDVRIGAHNVLVVAGEGWHRGVIGIVASKLVDAFYKPSIVLSVEDGIAHGSCRSIAAFDMLGALDGCADLFEKYGGHKQAAGLTMTADRIPEFRDRINAHGLACLEPTDLMPRLRIDSELRLAGIDSRVVAGLEQMAPFGLANAKPVFDATGVELLGTPRRIKDRHLKVQVRQDGRVFNAIAWRAAEKAAQWEQHRQSLRLAYSLDKQTFRGETTIELTVADLRCPDQTVSPGTA; translated from the coding sequence ATGCGGACGCTGATCTGGGACCCCGTCGTCTGTGACGAGACGGCCGCGCAGTCGCTGGCCGCCGCCCTCGACGTGTCTCCCGTCGTCGCCCGCCTGCTGTGTCATCGCGGCCACGGCGACCCGGAGTCGGCGCATCGCTTCCTGTATCCACAGCTGTCGCAGTTGCACGACCCCTACGGGCTGACGGACATGCGTGCCGCCGTCGATCGGCTGTGCGCCGCGCTCGCACGAAAGGAGCGCATCGCGATCCATGGCGACTACGACGTCGATGGCGTGACCTCGACGGTGATCCTGCGCCGGGCATTGGAACTGCTCGGCGGCGACGTCACGCATTTCATCCCGGAGCGCCTGCGCGACGGCTACGGGCTGCAGGTGCCGGCCGTTGAGCGACTGCACGCCGATGGCGTACGGGTGATCGTGTCGGTCGATTGCGGTATCCGCAGCGGCGAGGCGGCGCGCCGTGCGCGCGAACTCGGCGTCGATCTGATCATCACCGATCATCACGAACCGGAGGCGGTCCTGCCGTCCGCGCTGGCGGTGATCAACCCGAAGCGCCCCGACTGCACGTACCCGGACAAGAACCTCGCGGGCGTTGGCGTGGCGTTCAAGGTCGTCCAGGCCTTGTGTCAGCGGTTCGATCGCGAGAAATGGCTGCCGGCGTTCCTGAAACTGGCGGCGATCGGCACCGTCGCGGACGTCGTTCCACTGGTCGGCGAGAACCGGATCATCGCCAAGCTCGGTCTGCAACGGCTGTCACAAGGGCCGCACACCGTCGGCCTGCGGACGCTGCTCGAATCGGCCGGCCTGCAGAACACGGCCATCGACGGGTTCCACGTCGCGTTCGTGATTGCGCCGCGCGTCAACGCGGCAGGTCGCATGAGCACGCCCGACCTCGCCACGCGCCTGCTGCTCGCAAGCGACGAGTCCCAGCTCGACCAAGTGCGGCGGCTCGCCGAGCAACTCGGCGAAGAGAACACCCGCCGCCAGGCCTACGAAGCCGACATCGTCGCCGACGCGAAGAAGCAGGTCGAGACCGACGTCCGCATCGGCGCTCACAACGTCCTCGTCGTGGCAGGCGAGGGCTGGCATCGCGGCGTCATCGGCATCGTCGCGTCCAAGCTCGTCGACGCGTTCTACAAGCCGTCGATCGTCCTGTCGGTCGAGGACGGCATCGCGCACGGTTCGTGCCGGTCTATTGCCGCTTTCGACATGCTCGGCGCCCTCGACGGCTGTGCCGACCTGTTCGAGAAGTACGGCGGACACAAGCAGGCCGCCGGCCTGACGATGACCGCCGACCGCATCCCGGAATTCAGGGATCGTATCAACGCGCACGGCCTGGCCTGCCTCGAACCGACCGATCTGATGCCGCGGCTCCGGATCGACAGCGAACTGCGGCTCGCCGGCATCGACTCGCGCGTCGTCGCCGGCCTGGAGCAGATGGCGCCATTCGGCCTGGCCAACGCCAAGCCGGTGTTCGATGCGACTGGCGTGGAGCTGCTCGGGACGCCACGGCGCATCAAGGATCGACACCTCAAGGTGCAGGTCCGCCAGGACGGGCGGGTCTTCAACGCGATCGCGTGGCGCGCGGCGGAGAAGGCCGCGCAATGGGAGCAGCACAGGCAATCGCTGCGCCTCGCGTATTCGCTGGACAAGCAGACCTTCCGGGGCGAGACCACGATCGAGTTGACGGTGGCCGACCTGCGGTGTCCCGATCAGACCGTGTCCCCGGGGACGGCCTGA
- a CDS encoding acetyl-CoA carboxylase carboxyltransferase subunit alpha codes for MSVDTLEFEEPVAALLKEIAQLGSQPPTPERAGEIARLQTRAKQVRQDLFARLTPWQRVLVARHPQRPYLLDYVARIWPNFTEIHGDRRFGDDQAIVTGFADFHEQPVLLVGHQKGRDTKQKITRNFGYARPEGYRKALRAMQLAEKFRRPVICLVDTPAAYPGMESEERGIAEAIALNLREMAVLNTPILVVVTGEGGSGGALGIAVGDTVLMQEYAVYSVIPPEGCAAILWRDAAKKVEAADALKMTAPDLMAREIVDGIIPEPAGGAHQDYDFAASRLDEALWPALQRLMAMPEAERLERRYEKFRRIGRLGAEISGTAS; via the coding sequence ATGTCCGTGGACACCCTCGAGTTCGAGGAGCCCGTCGCCGCACTCCTGAAGGAGATTGCCCAGCTTGGCAGCCAGCCGCCGACGCCCGAGCGGGCCGGTGAGATCGCACGGCTGCAGACCCGCGCCAAGCAGGTCCGCCAGGACCTGTTCGCGCGGCTGACCCCCTGGCAGCGCGTGCTCGTCGCGCGCCATCCCCAGCGCCCGTACCTGCTCGACTACGTGGCCCGGATCTGGCCCAACTTCACCGAGATCCACGGCGATCGGCGCTTCGGCGACGATCAGGCGATCGTCACCGGTTTTGCCGATTTCCACGAACAGCCGGTGCTCCTCGTCGGCCACCAGAAGGGCCGCGACACCAAGCAGAAGATCACGCGCAACTTCGGGTACGCGCGTCCGGAGGGCTACCGGAAGGCGCTTCGTGCCATGCAACTGGCCGAGAAATTCCGCCGTCCCGTGATTTGCCTGGTGGACACCCCGGCCGCCTACCCCGGCATGGAGTCCGAAGAGCGTGGCATTGCCGAGGCGATCGCGTTGAACCTGCGGGAGATGGCGGTCCTGAACACCCCGATTCTCGTCGTCGTGACGGGCGAAGGGGGCAGCGGCGGCGCTCTCGGGATTGCCGTCGGCGACACGGTGCTCATGCAGGAGTACGCGGTCTACAGCGTCATCCCGCCCGAGGGCTGCGCCGCGATCCTCTGGCGCGACGCCGCCAAGAAGGTCGAAGCGGCCGATGCCCTCAAGATGACCGCGCCCGATCTGATGGCCCGGGAGATCGTGGACGGCATCATCCCCGAGCCGGCCGGTGGCGCGCACCAGGACTACGACTTCGCCGCCTCGCGCCTCGACGAGGCTCTCTGGCCCGCCCTGCAGCGGCTGATGGCCATGCCCGAGGCCGAACGCCTCGAGCGTCGCTACGAGAAGTTCCGCCGCATCGGTCGCCTCGGCGCCGAGATCTCCGGTACGGCCTCCTGA
- a CDS encoding DNA polymerase III subunit alpha, which produces MKDFVHLHLHTEYSLLDGACRVDELLKEAARLGMPSLAVTEHGNLFSSVVFYDTAKKHGVRPILGCEVYVAPGDRRDRSGVPGETQNHLVLLAETNEGYHNLIKLVSSGYTDGFYYKPRIDKQLLQKHSAGLIGLSSCLKGEVAEGIYKDKIEKSRTAAGQYAEIFGKGNFFLEMQYQGLREQKVVNDSLPSLARELDLPMVITNDVHYLRNGDHKPHDILLCIGTGKSVNDAHRLKYGSDEFYLKTPEQMWERFGEYPDALTNTARIAERCHVNLDAKGYHLPNFDVPAGETLDGHFERITREGFAGRLPRLQELIGRGALRHTLDEYATRLDYEIAMIQKMGYTGYFLIVWDFIRYAREQGIPVGPGRGSAAGSVVAWCLRITDVDPIEFDLIFERFLNPERVSMPDIDIDFCERRRGEVIEYVTRKYGRENVAQIITFGTMKAKAVVRDVGRVLDMTYADVDRVAKLIPPALDMTLEKALAENPALKQLRDSDPKVKELLEIGQRLEGMTRHASVHAAGVVIAPSAITDYAPLYKGARDEIVTQWAMKEIERMGLLKMDFLGLSTLTLIDDALKEIRRTTGETLDIDAIPMDDQKTFALFADGQTAGVFQFESSGMREVLRKAKPSRFDDLIALNALYRPGPLGAGVVDSFVNRRHGREPITYMVPQMEPILSDTYGVIAYQEQVMRVARDVGGFTMGEADVLRKAMGKKDPKVMAAQRDRFVHGAIENKLSEKKAGEIFDLLAYFAGYGFNKSHSTTYALLAYQTGYLKANYPRYFMAALLTIEAQNTDKLSQYLGECRDLGVPVLPPDVNLSQLPFTVEPEGVRFGLTAVKNVGEGAIKSILGVRTERGGRIDALRSVCEHADLRLVNKRVLESLAKAGALDSLAPPDEPITSRRARLCAAIDRALEHGNRIQKDRDRGQTQLFDSMFGGEDGSDDGALTASDLALPDAEPFPNAQVLAFEKEALGLYLSGHPLAAHQDDLAKAGARPIGQCTEAAADVLVGGIISGVRQVKTKKGDRMAAFMLEDLDASLEVVAFPETFRNFAHAIENDRMVLVRGKLEAGDDTAKILASEIKPLSSLNETLSREVVISLKTPSRTMFEDVAVVLLRHRGDRRVRLEVEIRDLPRPMRVLAELGMVLVRPSEQLVADLERLCGVGAVKLR; this is translated from the coding sequence GTGAAGGACTTCGTCCACCTCCACCTGCACACCGAGTATTCGCTGCTGGACGGCGCCTGCCGCGTCGACGAGCTGTTGAAGGAAGCGGCGCGGCTCGGCATGCCGTCGCTCGCCGTCACCGAGCACGGCAACCTGTTCTCGTCGGTCGTGTTCTACGACACGGCGAAGAAGCATGGCGTGCGTCCGATCCTCGGCTGCGAGGTGTACGTGGCGCCCGGCGATCGTCGCGACCGCAGCGGTGTGCCCGGCGAGACGCAGAACCACCTGGTGCTGCTGGCCGAGACCAACGAGGGCTACCACAACCTGATCAAGCTGGTGTCCTCGGGCTACACGGACGGCTTCTACTACAAGCCCCGCATCGACAAGCAACTGCTGCAGAAGCACAGTGCCGGCCTGATCGGCCTCAGCAGCTGTCTGAAGGGCGAGGTCGCCGAGGGCATCTACAAGGACAAGATCGAGAAGTCGAGGACCGCGGCCGGGCAATACGCGGAAATCTTCGGCAAGGGCAACTTCTTTCTCGAGATGCAGTACCAGGGGTTGCGCGAGCAGAAAGTCGTCAACGACAGCCTGCCGTCGCTGGCACGGGAGCTCGATCTCCCGATGGTGATCACCAACGACGTCCACTACCTGCGCAACGGCGATCACAAGCCGCACGACATCCTGCTGTGCATCGGCACCGGCAAGTCGGTCAACGATGCGCATCGGTTGAAGTACGGGTCCGACGAGTTCTACCTGAAGACGCCCGAGCAGATGTGGGAGCGTTTCGGCGAGTATCCCGACGCGCTCACCAACACGGCGCGCATCGCCGAGCGATGCCACGTCAACCTCGACGCGAAGGGCTACCACCTGCCCAACTTCGACGTCCCGGCGGGGGAGACCCTCGACGGGCACTTCGAACGGATCACCCGCGAGGGCTTTGCGGGGCGGCTGCCGCGGCTGCAGGAACTGATCGGCCGCGGCGCGCTCCGGCACACTCTCGACGAGTACGCGACGCGCCTCGACTACGAGATCGCGATGATCCAGAAGATGGGGTACACCGGGTACTTCCTCATCGTCTGGGACTTCATCCGGTACGCGCGCGAGCAGGGGATCCCGGTCGGACCGGGTCGCGGATCGGCCGCCGGCAGCGTCGTCGCGTGGTGCCTCCGCATCACCGACGTGGACCCGATCGAGTTCGACCTCATCTTCGAGCGCTTCCTGAATCCCGAGCGCGTGTCGATGCCCGATATCGACATCGATTTCTGCGAGCGCCGCCGCGGCGAGGTGATCGAGTACGTCACGCGCAAGTACGGCCGCGAGAACGTCGCGCAGATCATCACCTTCGGCACCATGAAGGCCAAGGCGGTCGTGCGCGACGTCGGCCGCGTCCTCGACATGACCTACGCGGACGTCGACAGGGTCGCCAAGCTGATTCCGCCGGCGCTCGACATGACGCTCGAGAAGGCGCTTGCCGAGAACCCGGCGCTCAAGCAGTTGCGCGACAGCGACCCGAAGGTGAAGGAGTTGCTCGAGATCGGTCAGCGCCTCGAGGGCATGACGCGGCATGCCTCGGTGCACGCCGCCGGTGTCGTGATTGCGCCCAGCGCCATCACCGACTACGCGCCGCTGTACAAGGGGGCGCGCGACGAAATCGTCACCCAGTGGGCGATGAAGGAAATCGAGAGGATGGGGCTCCTCAAGATGGACTTTCTCGGCCTCAGCACGCTGACGCTGATCGACGATGCGCTGAAGGAGATCAGGCGCACGACCGGCGAGACGCTCGACATCGACGCCATCCCGATGGACGACCAGAAGACCTTCGCGCTGTTTGCCGACGGGCAGACCGCGGGCGTCTTCCAGTTCGAGTCATCGGGAATGCGCGAGGTGCTGCGCAAGGCCAAGCCGTCACGCTTCGACGACCTCATCGCCCTGAACGCGTTGTACCGGCCGGGGCCGCTTGGCGCCGGCGTCGTCGACAGCTTCGTGAACCGTCGCCACGGGCGCGAGCCGATCACGTACATGGTGCCGCAGATGGAGCCGATCCTCAGCGACACGTACGGGGTGATCGCGTACCAGGAACAGGTCATGCGCGTGGCCCGCGATGTCGGCGGCTTCACGATGGGCGAAGCCGACGTGCTGCGCAAGGCGATGGGAAAGAAGGATCCCAAGGTCATGGCCGCGCAGCGCGATCGCTTCGTGCACGGGGCCATCGAGAACAAGCTGTCGGAGAAGAAGGCCGGCGAGATCTTCGACCTGCTGGCGTACTTCGCCGGCTATGGCTTCAACAAGTCGCACTCGACCACGTACGCGCTGCTCGCGTACCAGACGGGCTACCTCAAGGCCAACTACCCGCGCTACTTCATGGCGGCGCTGCTGACCATCGAGGCGCAGAACACCGACAAGCTGTCGCAGTACCTCGGCGAGTGTCGCGACCTCGGCGTGCCCGTCCTGCCCCCCGACGTCAACCTGAGCCAGCTGCCGTTCACCGTCGAACCGGAGGGTGTCCGCTTCGGCCTGACGGCGGTGAAGAATGTCGGCGAAGGCGCGATCAAGTCGATCCTCGGCGTGCGCACGGAGCGCGGTGGCCGCATCGACGCGCTGCGCAGCGTGTGCGAACACGCCGACCTGCGCCTGGTCAACAAGCGCGTGCTCGAGAGCCTCGCCAAGGCGGGCGCGCTCGACTCGCTCGCCCCGCCTGACGAGCCGATCACCTCGCGGCGCGCGCGGTTGTGCGCAGCCATCGATCGCGCGCTCGAACACGGCAACCGCATCCAGAAGGACCGCGACCGTGGCCAGACGCAGTTGTTCGACTCGATGTTCGGCGGCGAGGATGGCTCCGACGACGGGGCCCTCACCGCGTCTGACCTCGCATTGCCTGATGCCGAGCCTTTCCCGAACGCCCAGGTGCTCGCCTTCGAAAAGGAAGCGCTGGGCCTCTACCTGAGCGGGCACCCGCTGGCAGCGCACCAGGACGACCTGGCCAAGGCCGGGGCACGGCCGATCGGGCAATGCACCGAGGCGGCGGCCGACGTGCTGGTCGGCGGCATCATCAGTGGTGTCCGGCAGGTCAAGACCAAGAAGGGCGACCGCATGGCGGCGTTCATGCTCGAGGACCTCGATGCCTCGCTCGAGGTGGTGGCCTTCCCCGAGACATTCCGCAACTTCGCCCACGCGATCGAGAACGACCGCATGGTCCTGGTGCGCGGCAAGCTCGAGGCTGGCGATGACACCGCGAAGATCCTGGCAAGCGAAATCAAGCCGCTCTCCTCACTTAACGAGACGCTGTCCCGCGAGGTCGTGATCTCGCTTAAGACGCCGTCGCGGACGATGTTCGAGGACGTGGCCGTGGTGTTGCTGCGCCACCGCGGCGATCGCCGCGTGCGTCTGGAGGTCGAGATCCGCGACCTGCCGCGGCCGATGCGCGTGCTCGCCGAACTGGGGATGGTCCTGGTGCGGCCTTCCGAACAACTGGTGGCCGACCTCGAGCGTCTGTGCGGGGTCGGTGCCGTCAAACTGCGGTAA
- the guaA gene encoding glutamine-hydrolyzing GMP synthase, with amino-acid sequence MSHQTVLILDFGSQVTQLIARRVREAHVYCEIHPHDVSGDVIAALAPIGIILSGSHGSTYEDHQLRAPDEVWTSGVPVLGICYGMQTMAAQLGGAVSWSDHREFGYAEVRAHGHTRLLEDLEDFRSPEGHGMLKVWMSHGDSVASMPPGFTLLASTPSCPIAGMADQARGYYAVQFHPEVTHTQQGQAILTRFVRDICGGRGDWRMGDYVTEAVARIREQVGQDHVILGLSGGVDSSVAAALIHKAIGDQLTCVFVDHGLLRLNEAALVMDMFAGRLHAKVRHVDAGAQFLGHLTGVTDPEAKRKIIGREFVEVFQAEASSLVDARWLAQGTIYPDVVESGGAKTKKSKTIKSHHNVGGLPETLGLSLLEPLRELFKDEVRELGLVLGLPPEMVYRHPFPGPGLGVRILGEVKAEYAELLRRADDIFIQELRSTRDEATGKTWYDLTSQAFAVFLPVRSVGVMGDYRTYEHVVALRAVQTTDFMTADWAPLPMALLKKASSRIINEVRGINRVVYDISSKPPSTIEWE; translated from the coding sequence ATGTCCCACCAGACCGTCCTGATCCTCGATTTCGGGTCGCAGGTGACGCAGCTCATCGCGCGGCGGGTGCGCGAGGCGCATGTGTACTGCGAGATCCACCCGCACGACGTGTCGGGTGATGTGATTGCCGCCCTGGCGCCGATCGGGATCATCCTCTCGGGCAGTCACGGCAGCACCTACGAGGATCACCAGCTCCGCGCGCCGGACGAGGTGTGGACGAGCGGCGTCCCGGTCCTCGGCATCTGCTACGGCATGCAGACGATGGCAGCGCAGCTCGGTGGGGCGGTGTCCTGGAGCGACCATCGCGAGTTCGGGTACGCCGAGGTGCGGGCGCACGGGCACACCAGGCTCCTCGAGGACCTGGAGGACTTCCGGTCGCCGGAAGGCCACGGGATGCTCAAGGTGTGGATGAGCCACGGCGACTCGGTGGCGTCGATGCCGCCGGGGTTCACGCTGCTCGCGTCCACGCCGAGCTGTCCCATCGCCGGGATGGCCGACCAAGCGCGCGGCTACTACGCGGTCCAGTTCCACCCCGAGGTCACGCACACGCAGCAGGGACAGGCGATCCTGACGCGGTTCGTGCGCGACATCTGCGGCGGCCGTGGCGACTGGCGCATGGGCGATTACGTCACCGAAGCGGTGGCGCGGATCCGCGAGCAGGTGGGGCAGGATCACGTCATCCTCGGGCTGTCCGGCGGCGTCGACTCCAGCGTCGCGGCGGCACTGATCCACAAGGCGATCGGTGACCAGCTGACGTGCGTGTTCGTCGATCACGGGTTGCTGCGCCTGAACGAGGCGGCGCTGGTGATGGACATGTTCGCCGGCCGGCTGCATGCGAAGGTGCGTCACGTGGACGCCGGCGCGCAGTTCCTCGGTCACCTGACCGGCGTGACCGACCCCGAAGCCAAGCGCAAGATCATCGGCCGCGAGTTCGTCGAGGTGTTCCAGGCCGAAGCCTCGTCGCTGGTCGATGCCAGGTGGCTGGCGCAGGGCACGATCTATCCCGACGTCGTCGAGTCGGGCGGCGCCAAGACGAAGAAGTCCAAGACGATCAAGAGCCACCACAACGTCGGTGGCCTGCCGGAAACGCTGGGCCTGTCGCTGCTCGAGCCGCTGCGCGAACTGTTCAAGGACGAAGTGCGTGAGCTGGGGCTCGTGCTCGGCCTCCCGCCCGAGATGGTCTATCGTCATCCGTTCCCAGGACCGGGGCTTGGCGTGCGCATTCTCGGGGAAGTGAAAGCGGAGTACGCCGAGCTGCTGCGCCGCGCCGACGACATCTTCATCCAGGAACTCCGCTCGACGCGAGACGAGGCGACCGGCAAGACCTGGTACGACCTCACGAGCCAGGCGTTTGCCGTGTTCCTGCCGGTTCGCAGCGTCGGTGTGATGGGCGATTACCGGACCTACGAGCACGTCGTGGCGTTGCGAGCGGTGCAGACGACCGACTTCATGACGGCCGACTGGGCGCCGCTGCCGATGGCATTGCTCAAGAAGGCATCCAGCCGCATCATCAACGAGGTGCGCGGCATCAACCGCGTCGTCTACGACATCAGCAGCAAACCACCAAGCACCATCGAGTGGGAGTAG